The Panicum virgatum strain AP13 chromosome 5K, P.virgatum_v5, whole genome shotgun sequence genome has a window encoding:
- the LOC120707133 gene encoding putative pentatricopeptide repeat-containing protein At1g64310 translates to MRGNLPSAAAAAAAASSNGAALPLSFSHTKQLHARLILASPASFPADLRLLLLRSYAARGDLASARRLLDEAPRPASPLLYNALIRAHARRLDLPAALALFARMRRSATPPDARTFACVLRACADCSRPGALKVVHGVASSRGMCPHPVVGSALVSGYAKLGLLDDARRVFDGLREPDLVLWNSMMSAYSYRGMWHDGLQMFSAMRRAGEQPDGYSMVALVSCFWDLEALAFGEAVHGLCVKGGFDSGHHVRSALVSMYMRCGCMESGQSLFHNLPDADLVTWSSLITGLLQTGKYMESFDLFRQMCFTGRRPDRILIASVLSACASTTAISCTREVHCYVLRLGADNDIRVSSSLMDAYAKCGFAELGYCVFCQIPNKNSVMYNTVISNLGSHGFATKAIEVLDEMVNDDLRPDSATFSALLAACCHVGNLVEGWKLFRRMRDEFEIVVEMEHYVYMVRLLATFGQLKEAYDLIQTMQIQPDCGVWGALLWGCCVHRDSSLGRIVAQKLVEFNPDKATYRVLLSNLYASQEMWWDAEEIRDELSKEEMYKNTGISWVGEVKK, encoded by the coding sequence ATGCGCGGGAACCTCCcgtccgccgctgctgccgccgccgccgcgtccagcaATGGTGccgccctccctctctccttctccCACACGAAGCAGCTCCACGCGCGCCTCATCCTCGCCTCCCCCGCCTCCTTCCCCGccgacctccgcctcctcctcctccgctcctACGCCGCGCGCGGCGACCTCGCCTCGGCCCGCCGCCTGCTGGACGAGGCGCCCCGCCCGGCCTCGCCGCTCCTCTACAACGCGCTCATCCGCGCCCACGCCCGCCGCCTCGACCTCCCCGCGGCGCTCGCGCTCTTCGCCCGCATGCGCCGCTCCGCCACCCCGCCCGACGCGCGCACCTTCGCCTGCGTCCTCCGCGCCTGCGCCGACTGCTCGCGCCCGGGCGCCCTCAAGGTCGTGCATGGCGTCGCGTCATCCCGCGGCATGTGCCCGCATCCGGTCGTGGGGAGCGCGCTCGTCAGCGGGTACGCGAAGCTTGGCCTCTTGGACGATGCTCGCCGCGTGTTCGATGGATTGCGTGAGCCGGACTTGGTTCTCTGGAACTCCATGATGTCTGCGTATAGTTACCGGGGGATGTGGCACGATGGTCTACAGATGTTTTCGGCAATGCGGAGAGCTGGGGAGCAGCCGGATGGGTATTCAATGGTTGCCTTAGTCTCATGCTTCTGGGATCTGGAAGCACTTGCATTTGGTGAAGCGGTTCACGGATTGTGTGTCAAAGGGGGTTTTGACTCCGGGCACCATGTGAGAAGTGCACTTGTTTccatgtacatgagatgtgggTGCATGGAATCTGGCCAAAGCTTGTTTCATAACCTACCAGATGCGGATTTAGTTACCTGGTCATCACTGATTACTGGGCTATTGCAAACTGGCAAGTACATGGAGTCATTTGATTTGTTTCGACAAATGTGCTTTACTGGGAGAAGGCCTGACAGAATATTGATTGCTAGTGTTCTGTCAGCATGTGCTTCTACAACTGCTATCAGTTGTACCAGGGAGGTCCATTGTTATGTGCTCAGGCTTGGAGCCGATAATGACATTAGAGTCTCATCTTCACTAATGGATGCTTATGCAAAATGTGGTTTCGCTGAGCTCGGGTATTGTGTGTTCTGCCAAATACCTAATAAGAATTCAGTCATGTACAACACAGTCATATCAAACCTTGGATCTCATGGTTTTGCAACTAAGGCCATTGAAGTCCTTGATGAGATGGTCAATGATGACCTCAGGCCTGATAGTGCTACCTTCTCTGCTTTACTTGCTGCTTGTTGTCATGTGGGAAACTTGGTGGAGGGATGGAAGTTGTTCAGGAGAATGAGGGATGAGTTTGAGATAGTGGTTGAAATGGAGCACTATGTGTACATGGTGAGGCTTCTTGCAACGTTTGGCCAGCTGAAGGAGGCATATGATCTTATACAAACAATGCAAATACAACCAGATTGTGGTGTGTGGGGTGCATTGCTTTGGGGTTGCTGTGTCCATCGTGATTCCAGCCTTGGCAGGATTGTTGCTCAAAAGCTTGTTGAATTCAATCCAGACAAAGCTACTTACAGAGTCCTGCTCTCAAACCTTTATGCCTCACAAGAGATGTGGTGGGATGCTGAGGAGATTAGGGATGAATTATCAAAGGAAGAAATGTATAAGAACACAGGGATAAGTTGGGTTGGTGAAGTAAAGAAATGA